The Yamadazyma tenuis chromosome 2, complete sequence sequence tcttgttcttttgCATATCGTACCAAGTATCAGCTTCGGTTCTTCCTTCTGGATCATCAGCTCCGAAcccttcaccttcttcgGCTTCAAATTgcaatttcaacttggccttttGTTCGGCATTAAGCTGCCTCTGCTCTTCAATAGTTAATTCCTCTGGCTTCTCATTATCTTCCTCAGCTTCGAAGTCTGCAAAATCGTCGTTAGAGTTATCGGACTCCTCTTCATTATCATGGTCGTCGTTATCCTCTTCGACATCATCAGCTTCCAAGTCTTCGAAATCCCCATATGcctcttcatcttcttcatcctcgtTCCCATTTTTCTTATCGTCATCCAACTTTGGAGCTAACCAAAACTTAGACTTCAAGATACGGTAACCATTTTCGTACTCGTCGTCACTGTCATCTATTCTAGAAGCATCAAACTTGTccttcaattgttcaagagaAGGATATTGGTAGTTTTCCTCGACATCTTTTACGACACTGATATcttttttcttgaagaaatcttcatcatcttcttcgatatcttcttcactttcaTCATCTACACTTTGCTGTTTCCATCTTCTAATAGCTTCAGCTGGTTCAATGTTTGACAAATAAAGCAACTTGTTTATATCCCACTTTCTTTGAATACTGCCTTGTAACTTTTTCGCCGTACTTCTATAGTAGTCTCCTGCATCATCCGACGACAATTGTGAGTCTTCAGCCAATTCAACTTCGTCTTCGTTATATCTGTTGTCAAAGTCAAACTTAATCATTTTTGGttggccttcttcatctgaATAGttatcttcatcttcaccatcagaaaggtcttcaccttcatctGCTTCTTGTACAGACTTTCCATAAATTCGAGGTCTTCTTAAAGACTTTCTTCCAGAGTCTTTTACcacttcctcttcttcttccacttcttcgAGTTCCAGGTCTGACTCTActtctttgatttgtttgGAGGAGGAGAATAACTGTAAACCAGGTCCTTGTTCAAACCTTTCAGTCATTGTCTGTTGAACCTCTTGTAAATCGGTAACTAATCGTTCACCTTCACCCATGTCCTCagactttttgaagctcTCATTGTCTCCCATGTCAATGTAAACGGCATctttatcaacaagaacacCACCCACATCAGACATTGGAGCATAAATAATCTTCTGTTTATCCTCcaatctctttcttcttctgataGTCTTAGCTACTGGTTCACCATTTTCAGCCATTTGTTTAGCTTTTTCCCTCTCAATCTCCTCGAGcttttgttcaaaataaGGTGTAGGACAAGGATCCGGTAACTTTTCTACCAGACTGACGTGATAGTCTCCCATCCCAGCAATATGGATATGTGCGTTTGAAGCTGGTAAGGGGGTCCCATGCAAATAACCATAAATGGCCACTTTCCTGTCACATTTTGGATGCTCAGCGATTTCTTGAGGATGGGTCAAGTCAGTGATTCTATCAGCCAATAAGTAAGGATGTTCGTTTCTCCATTTCAAAGGCCTGAACTTCATCACAGAAATAAATCTGGTCAAGTTGAGGATTTCTCTATCAGGATATCTTCCGTTTAAAACACCAGACAAGTAAAACAACTTGGCACCTTGATACACTTCTGTCCAAAATCTGTTTTTCAATCTTTTCTTGGACTGTCTCAATGTAGAAggagacttgaacaagtctAAATGGGTGGAGACACCAAGAACTCTAGGCATACCATGGTGCTGAGCGAtattcaagaactccatCGTCTCCATCTCCAATCCAAAATTCCCATCGATCATTAATAATACCAAGTCGGCGATTTTGGCAGAATCTACCATAGAATTCATGTCATTGCTGAC is a genomic window containing:
- the BMS1 gene encoding Glycoside hydrolase 2 (Mannanase, beta-galactosidase) (EggNog:ENOG503NXR7; COG:J; BUSCO:EOG092617AN), encoding MDSTQQSNKPHRGDGRKNTAKKKLHMNGQNAKAFAVNAPGKLQRMAMRSQDVNEKRLHVPMVDRTPDDDPPPIIVAVVGPPGTGKTTLIKSLVKRLAKTTLTEVKGPVTVVSGKRRRLTFIEVSNDMNSMVDSAKIADLVLLMIDGNFGLEMETMEFLNIAQHHGMPRVLGVSTHLDLFKSPSTLRQSKKRLKNRFWTEVYQGAKLFYLSGVLNGRYPDREILNLTRFISVMKFRPLKWRNEHPYLLADRITDLTHPQEIAEHPKCDRKVAIYGYLHGTPLPASNAHIHIAGMGDYHVSSVEKLPDPCPTPYFEQKLEEIEREKAKQMAENGEPVAKTIRRRKRLEDKQKIIYAPMSDVGGVLVDKDAVYIDMGDNESFKKSEDMGEGERLVTDLQEVQQTMTERFEQGPGLQLFSSSKQIKEVESDSELEEVEEEEEVVKDSGRKSLRRPRIYGKSVQEADEGEDLSDGEDEDNYSDEEGQPKMIKFDFDNRYNEDEVELAEDSQLSSDDAGDYYRSTAKKLQGSIQRKWDINKLLYLSNIEPAEAIRRWKQQSVDDESEEDIEEDDEDFFKKKDISVVKDVEENYQYPSLEQLKDKFDASRIDDSDDEYENGYRILKSKFWLAPKLDDDKKNGNEDEEDEEAYGDFEDLEADDVEEDNDDHDNEEESDNSNDDFADFEAEEDNEKPEELTIEEQRQLNAEQKAKLKLQFEAEEGEGFGADDPEGRTEADTWYDMQKNKMAKQLEINKAEFSQMDEATRLRVEGYKAGSYVKLVFEKIPCEFVNNLDPSYPIVLGGLLATESRFGVMSVRIRRHRWHKKILKSSDPLILSLGWRRFQTIPIYTTSDSRTRNRMLKYTPEHAYCFASFYGPLVAPNTTFVGFNLVDNESTTGSFRIAATGVVEELNSTVEIVKKLKLIGHAYKIFRNTAFIKDMFANSLEVAKFEGASLRTVSGIRGEIKRALSKPEGHFRATFEDKILMSDTIFLKTWYPVNIKHFYNPVTSLLLRNHSEWRGMKLTGQVRAERDIATPMNADSAYKKIDRQERKFNPLRVPKSIKSALPFKSQIHEMKPQSKKTYMSKRAVVLGGEEKKARDLMQKIATVRKEKETKRKTKKDVKFKDRLKEIAKREEAKKEKQKERKKEYFSKSGNKRALSASEDNHNAFGKRQHR